From the Lysobacter soyae genome, the window GGTGTTGTCGGCCACCGGGTATTGGTAGTTGTAGCCGTGCATTTCCATACGCACCGACTGCACACCTTGACCGGCCAGATAGTTACCGACCGCTTGTGCGCGACCTTCCGACACCTTCTGGTTGGCTGCAAGCGAACCGACGTTGTCGGTGTGTCCATTGATCTCAACGATCGTTTGGTTGTATTCCTTGATCGTGCTGGCAATGTTGTTCAGTGCCGGATAGAACTGCGGTTTCACTTCGGTCTTGTTGAAGTCGAAGGTCACGCCGTCCGGCAAGTTGAGCTTGATGACATCGCCATCGCGCTGCACGTCAACGCCGGTGCCGGCGGTCTGACGACGCAGCTCGGCTTCCTGACGATCTTGGTACGCACCGATACCCGCACCGGCGAGGCCACCGATACCGGCACCGACCATTGCGCGTTGGCGGCGCTCGGTCGCGTCTTTACCGGACAGGAGACCGGCGACTGCGCCGATGCTCGCGCCGATCAAGGCGCCGTTGCGGGTGCGGTTCGGATCATTCGGATCATTGGTCTGGCCGGTGTAGGTGGCACAGCCGGCAAGCATGGTGGCCGCAACTGCGGCGGCGATGGCGCTCTTGGTCAATACGTTCATGGGGTCCTTCCTCCTGAAAAATCGGGAACGTGCGGGAAAACTGGAGACTAGAGCCCGTTGCTTTGCCTGAACGTGAATGGTCGGCATTGGTTCAGGCAGCGGCGGCAATCGTCACGGACGCGTGAAGGACGTTTCAATACACTTGAGGACACACTTTTTGGAGTTGTCGGTGATGAACATCAAACAGCTGATGCCCATCTCGTTCGCCGCCATCGCGCTGTCATTGGGCGCTTGTGCCACCACGGGCGGTGGAAGCGATGCCAGCCACTTGGCGGCGTATACCCCTTACTTGCAGCCTGCGGTGAAGTCGATTCGCTACACCCAAGCGCGCAACTGGGAAAAAATCACCGATCAACATGTGTTGTTGGAAACGCGCCCGAATGAGCAATATCTTTTGAAGCTCGATGGTCCCTGTCTTCAATTTTCGAATGGCTCACCCAGCTTGATTGTGGATGCGCATATGACGGGCATGCTGTCTGCAGGCACTGACCGTATCGGCACGATGGATTCGCGCATTACCTGCTTGATTCGTGAGATCCGACCCCTCGATTACGCCGCGATGCAGGCCGGCAAAGGAAGCTGATCAAGCTTCCGGGGTAAAGCCTTGGGGTTTTTCCGCGCCGCCGCCAAACAGGAACTTCGTCATCTCGGCTTCGAGAAATGCGCGATGTTTCGGATCCATGGGCGACAACCGGTTTTCGTTGATCAGCATGGTTTGATGGGTCAACCACGCGGCCCACGCGGCTTTTCCGATATGGGCGAACACGCGTTTGCCCATGTCGCCCGGCCAAGGAACGAAATCCAATCCTTCGGTTTCGGTCTTCGAATATTCGCAATAGACAGTCCGGCTCATCGATCAGTCTCCAACAATTTTCTGATAGGTGCGGGCATGCCCAATGTCGAAAGTGTATCGGCATCTGCCCATGTTGACGGCAGATCTTCACGCACACGCTGGGGTTTTCGCGTCACCACGGCATGCACCGGCGTGATCTCGAGTTTGAAATGCGTGAACACGTGGCGGAAAGCGGGCAGCTCGCGTGCTTCTTGAATCCCTTGTTCGGCAAGCCATGCGTTTGCGTCGGCCACATCATCGAACTGCGGCAAGCTCCAAAGCGAACCCCAAATCCCCGTTTCAGGGCGTTTTTTCAGGAAATGTGCGCCGTCAGAATCTTGCAACCAAACCACTGCACACCGACGTTCGGGCA encodes:
- a CDS encoding OmpA family protein is translated as MNVLTKSAIAAAVAATMLAGCATYTGQTNDPNDPNRTRNGALIGASIGAVAGLLSGKDATERRQRAMVGAGIGGLAGAGIGAYQDRQEAELRRQTAGTGVDVQRDGDVIKLNLPDGVTFDFNKTEVKPQFYPALNNIASTIKEYNQTIVEINGHTDNVGSLAANQKVSEGRAQAVGNYLAGQGVQSVRMEMHGYNYQYPVADNTTDAGRAKNRRVEIRLIPVNNGA
- a CDS encoding DUF6491 family protein, whose amino-acid sequence is MNIKQLMPISFAAIALSLGACATTGGGSDASHLAAYTPYLQPAVKSIRYTQARNWEKITDQHVLLETRPNEQYLLKLDGPCLQFSNGSPSLIVDAHMTGMLSAGTDRIGTMDSRITCLIREIRPLDYAAMQAGKGS
- a CDS encoding oxidative damage protection protein, with protein sequence MSRTVYCEYSKTETEGLDFVPWPGDMGKRVFAHIGKAAWAAWLTHQTMLINENRLSPMDPKHRAFLEAEMTKFLFGGGAEKPQGFTPEA